From one Melioribacteraceae bacterium genomic stretch:
- a CDS encoding glutamate-cysteine ligase family protein, whose translation MIKSLGLFQGFGVELEYMIVDNDTLRVNPITDEVIKEVTGEYISDYEDEEIGWSNEIVLHVIELKTNGPAKSLNMLSDKFSQNVKRINKILEKYNSVLLPSGAHPFYHPDTETKLWPHDNNTVYEAYNKIFDCRGHGWSNLQSTHINLPFADDNEFGKLHAAIRLLLPIIPAIAASTPILDSKNTGFLDARLEVYRNNQIRIPSITGKVIPEQVFTREDYEEKIFNRIYQDIAAYDENGILQNEWLNSRGAIARFDRNTIEIRVVDIQECPKTDLALVGLFSFVLKELIGENNISYNEQKSFHENELSEILLSTIKTGENSIITNRKYLSAFGINKNKCSAKELWQHIFSNIVFDDSILSKNQFRPIETILNHGSLATRILNSIKNDFSHDNIVHVYKQLRNSLNTNEMFVP comes from the coding sequence ATGATTAAATCTCTCGGACTTTTCCAGGGTTTTGGCGTTGAACTTGAATACATGATAGTTGATAATGATACACTGAGGGTAAATCCAATCACAGATGAAGTTATAAAAGAAGTTACCGGTGAATATATTTCCGATTATGAAGACGAAGAAATTGGCTGGTCGAACGAAATTGTTCTGCATGTAATAGAATTAAAAACTAACGGTCCGGCAAAATCGCTTAATATGCTAAGTGATAAATTTTCACAAAATGTAAAAAGAATAAATAAAATTCTTGAAAAATATAATTCTGTTTTACTTCCTTCAGGTGCTCACCCATTCTATCATCCAGATACCGAAACAAAACTTTGGCCGCATGATAATAACACAGTTTACGAAGCTTATAATAAAATATTTGATTGTCGGGGACATGGCTGGTCAAACTTGCAAAGCACACATATTAATTTACCGTTTGCAGACGACAATGAATTTGGAAAGCTTCACGCAGCAATAAGATTATTGCTTCCGATAATTCCCGCGATTGCTGCCAGTACTCCAATTTTAGATAGTAAGAATACCGGATTTCTTGATGCACGATTAGAAGTCTACAGAAATAATCAGATTAGAATTCCTTCAATAACAGGCAAAGTAATTCCCGAACAAGTATTTACTAGAGAAGATTATGAAGAAAAGATTTTCAATAGAATATATCAGGATATAGCTGCTTATGATGAAAATGGAATTTTACAAAATGAGTGGCTGAACTCTCGAGGTGCTATTGCAAGATTTGATAGAAATACAATCGAAATAAGAGTTGTTGATATTCAGGAATGCCCCAAAACAGATTTAGCTTTGGTCGGTTTATTTTCTTTTGTTTTGAAAGAGTTGATAGGAGAAAATAATATCTCTTATAATGAACAAAAATCTTTTCATGAAAATGAATTAAGTGAAATATTATTATCAACAATTAAAACCGGCGAGAATTCAATTATAACTAACAGAAAATATCTTAGTGCATTTGGAATAAATAAAAATAAATGTTCAGCAAAAGAATTATGGCAGCATATTTTTTCGAACATAGTTTTTGATGATTCTATTTTAAGCAAGAATCAATTTCGACCGATTGAAACTATACTTAATCACGGGTCGCTAGCTACACGAATTTTAAACTCGATTAAAAATGATTTTTCACACGATAACATCGTTCATGTTTACAAACAATTACGCAATTCATTAAATACAAACGAGATGTTTGTTCCGTGA